The following proteins are encoded in a genomic region of Fundidesulfovibrio putealis DSM 16056:
- the asnB gene encoding asparagine synthase (glutamine-hydrolyzing) has translation MCGIAGFVQASGESLPAEATGWLSAMTGCLAHRGPDGQGLLVEGPVALGHRRLSIIDLSTGGQPMEHVSGRCVVTFNGEIYNYQDIRAELEAKGHSFATHSDTEVILAGWLEWGPRCLERFEGMFAFALWDRTTRTLFCARDRFGKKPFFYTLQNGRFAFASELSALSHLPGVSLSVDPRTLARFLAYEYVPTPDSIYREVRKLPPSHWLILQGGNITLGSYWDLPAPEPTRASEQELCEELRRLLTQAVKRRMISDVPLGVFLSGGIDSSIVAGLMAGLAPRIKTFSIGFQEASYDESAYARSVAKMWNTEHHEHILCAEDCADLLPEIVTRFDEPMADPSIAPTYLLSRVTREKVTVALGGDGADELFAGYEHFLGFKAAGFYNALPSLLRRGVIDPICAVLPASEGYVNLRLGAATFLAGARQPRWLRIQTWLSALHPEQQEKLWLTPDHSFLSRNTLYSSTRRTFDRSSASTDMERTFHAYARQFLLDYILVKVDRCTMMHSLEARAPFLDRDFAEFASRLPTHYKLRGLTRKFLLKKAMADVLPPEILTRNKRGFLIPVARWLRDKLKPLVEDLLGETHLRQQGLFDPKAVRALIDEHGTGKIDRRKELWTLLVLQLWLKHNNPSIS, from the coding sequence ATGTGCGGCATCGCGGGTTTCGTCCAGGCCAGCGGTGAATCCCTGCCCGCCGAGGCGACCGGCTGGCTCTCGGCCATGACCGGCTGCCTGGCCCATCGCGGCCCGGACGGACAGGGCCTGCTGGTGGAAGGCCCCGTGGCCCTGGGGCACCGCCGCCTGTCCATCATCGACCTGTCCACGGGCGGACAGCCCATGGAGCACGTCTCCGGGCGCTGCGTGGTCACGTTCAACGGCGAGATCTACAACTACCAGGACATCAGGGCCGAACTCGAGGCCAAGGGGCACTCCTTCGCCACCCACTCCGACACGGAGGTCATCCTGGCCGGATGGCTGGAGTGGGGGCCGCGCTGCCTGGAGCGCTTCGAGGGCATGTTCGCCTTCGCCCTGTGGGATCGCACCACCCGCACGCTCTTCTGCGCCCGCGACCGCTTCGGCAAGAAGCCCTTCTTCTACACGCTCCAGAACGGCAGGTTCGCCTTCGCCTCGGAGCTCTCGGCGCTCAGCCACCTGCCGGGCGTGTCGCTCTCGGTGGACCCGCGCACCCTGGCGCGCTTCCTGGCCTACGAGTACGTGCCCACGCCTGACTCCATCTACCGGGAAGTGCGAAAGCTCCCACCCTCGCACTGGCTCATTCTCCAGGGCGGCAACATCACACTGGGCTCCTACTGGGACCTGCCCGCGCCCGAGCCCACGCGCGCAAGCGAACAGGAACTCTGCGAGGAGCTGCGCCGCCTGCTCACCCAGGCCGTGAAGCGCCGCATGATCTCCGACGTGCCGCTTGGCGTGTTCCTGTCCGGCGGCATAGATTCCTCCATCGTGGCCGGGCTCATGGCCGGGCTCGCCCCGCGCATCAAGACCTTCTCCATCGGCTTCCAGGAGGCCAGCTACGACGAGTCGGCCTACGCCCGCTCCGTGGCCAAAATGTGGAACACCGAGCATCACGAGCACATCCTGTGCGCCGAGGACTGCGCGGACCTGCTGCCCGAGATCGTCACCCGCTTCGACGAGCCCATGGCCGACCCGTCCATCGCGCCCACCTACCTGCTCTCGCGCGTGACCCGCGAGAAGGTCACCGTGGCCCTGGGCGGCGACGGGGCGGACGAACTGTTCGCGGGCTACGAGCACTTCCTGGGCTTCAAGGCTGCCGGATTCTACAACGCCTTACCCTCGCTTCTGCGCCGGGGCGTCATCGACCCCATCTGCGCGGTGCTCCCGGCCTCAGAGGGCTACGTGAACCTGCGCCTGGGCGCTGCCACCTTCCTGGCCGGAGCGCGCCAGCCGCGCTGGCTGCGCATCCAGACCTGGCTCTCAGCGCTGCACCCGGAGCAGCAGGAGAAGCTGTGGCTCACGCCCGACCACTCCTTCCTTTCGCGCAATACGCTTTACTCCTCCACGCGCCGCACCTTCGACCGCTCCAGCGCCTCAACCGACATGGAACGCACCTTCCACGCCTACGCGCGCCAGTTCCTGCTGGACTACATCCTGGTGAAGGTGGACCGCTGCACCATGATGCACTCGCTGGAGGCCCGCGCGCCCTTCCTGGATCGGGATTTCGCCGAGTTCGCCAGCCGCCTGCCCACGCACTACAAGCTGCGCGGCCTGACCCGGAAATTTCTGCTGAAGAAGGCCATGGCCGACGTGCTGCCGCCGGAGATCCTCACCCGCAACAAGCGCGGGTTCCTGATCCCCGTGGCCCGCTGGCTGCGCGACAAGCTGAAGCCCCTCGTCGAGGACCTGCTGGGCGAAACGCACCTGCGCCAGCAGGGCCTGTTCGACCCCAAGGCAGTGCGGGCGCTTATCGATGAGCACGGCACCGGGAAAATTGACCGGCGCAAGGAGCTGTGGACGCTTTTGGTGCTGCAACTCTGGTTG
- a CDS encoding glycosyltransferase family 4 protein translates to MNLPKIAYVLLWFPLSSETFIFREVQALRRQGLHVLVYSLYGKKLKNCSPEMLDFSYGVRRMGLYAVPLMIRDILYWNKRVPGCLMELAKEIAWRRWCSIEITGESWWAFFAGFRLARLLERDGVSHIHAPWAGGPATAAWVASRLTGIPFSMAGRAGDIYPPDGALAEKIAESAFVRVNNRANVDYLSFQAPQHAGKINLVYNSLTLRENGEAAVAMTPPLKLMAVGRFARTKGFDVLMRACKILKDRGISFKLTLVGAGFQGPMLLRLRKRLGLEDCVDMPGFLPHDQLTYLLKGHDMLVVPSVVHATGDRDGIPNVIMEALSHKLPVVATDVCGIPEVIRHGETGLVVCQKDPEALAAAIMDMASDRERAVSMAAAGCELVRAMFNPEANGRALFELFKRHLPIADRDKD, encoded by the coding sequence TTGAATCTTCCTAAAATCGCCTATGTTCTTTTGTGGTTTCCCCTTTCCTCGGAGACGTTCATCTTCCGCGAGGTGCAGGCGCTCAGGCGCCAGGGGCTGCACGTTCTCGTGTACAGCCTCTACGGCAAGAAACTCAAGAACTGCTCTCCCGAGATGCTCGATTTTTCCTACGGCGTGCGCCGCATGGGGCTCTACGCCGTTCCGCTCATGATCCGTGACATCCTGTACTGGAACAAGCGCGTCCCCGGCTGCCTGATGGAACTCGCCAAGGAGATCGCCTGGCGGCGCTGGTGCAGCATCGAGATCACCGGCGAGAGCTGGTGGGCCTTTTTCGCGGGCTTCAGGCTGGCCCGACTCCTGGAGCGCGACGGAGTGTCCCACATCCACGCCCCCTGGGCGGGCGGCCCGGCCACTGCGGCCTGGGTGGCCTCGCGCCTGACGGGCATCCCGTTCTCCATGGCCGGACGCGCGGGCGACATCTACCCCCCCGACGGCGCGCTGGCCGAGAAGATCGCCGAGAGCGCCTTCGTGCGCGTCAACAACCGGGCCAACGTGGACTATCTGTCCTTCCAGGCTCCGCAGCACGCCGGGAAGATCAACCTGGTCTACAACAGCCTCACCCTGCGCGAGAACGGCGAAGCCGCCGTGGCCATGACCCCGCCGCTCAAGCTCATGGCCGTGGGCCGGTTCGCTCGCACCAAGGGGTTCGACGTGCTGATGAGGGCCTGCAAGATCCTCAAGGACCGTGGAATCTCCTTCAAGCTCACCCTGGTGGGCGCGGGATTCCAGGGCCCCATGCTCCTGCGCCTGCGCAAGCGCCTGGGCCTGGAGGACTGCGTGGACATGCCGGGCTTCCTCCCCCACGACCAGCTCACCTACCTGCTCAAAGGCCACGACATGCTGGTGGTGCCGAGCGTCGTGCATGCAACGGGCGACCGGGACGGCATCCCCAACGTCATCATGGAAGCGCTGTCCCACAAGCTCCCGGTGGTGGCCACGGACGTGTGCGGCATCCCCGAGGTCATCCGCCACGGCGAGACCGGCCTGGTGGTGTGCCAGAAGGACCCCGAGGCCCTGGCCGCCGCCATCATGGACATGGCCTCCGACCGGGAACGGGCCGTCTCCATGGCCGCCGCAGGATGCGAGCTGGTGCGGGCCATGTTCAACCCCGAGGCCAATGGCCGCGCCCTGTTCGAACTGTTCAAGCGTCACCTGCCCATAGCGGACAGGGACAAGGACTAG
- a CDS encoding chemotaxis protein produces MSNTNILLESGTNELEIVEFYIDEESDDGSVYRSYFGVNVAKVLEIIRKPKVTEMPNTPHAAVKGTFNLRSRIIPLIDLSIWLGKTMVKNEAPKVIVSEFNNITNAFLVSGVTRIHRLSWEQVEPPSGYVASFSGNSFTGVVKFEDRIVLLLDMEKIIWDLNPSLAMREEPGRETKVQATEDVFYRALVVDDSASIRKLIVNTLLRDGYEVEQDINGQKAWERLLEIKQRAAEEGRDILEMVNLVVSDIEMPAMDGHNLCKRIKDDPILRDIPVILFSSLINEKLFHKGLSVGADDQITKPEISTLTERSKALIEEKGRPRK; encoded by the coding sequence ATGAGCAATACCAACATACTCCTCGAGTCCGGCACCAACGAGCTTGAAATAGTCGAGTTCTACATCGACGAGGAGTCCGACGACGGCAGCGTCTACCGGAGCTACTTCGGCGTGAACGTGGCCAAGGTGCTGGAGATCATCCGCAAGCCCAAGGTGACCGAGATGCCCAATACGCCTCATGCGGCGGTGAAAGGCACGTTCAACCTGCGCTCGCGCATCATCCCGCTCATCGACCTCTCCATCTGGCTTGGCAAGACCATGGTCAAGAACGAGGCTCCGAAGGTCATCGTCAGCGAATTCAACAACATCACCAATGCGTTTTTGGTGTCGGGCGTCACGCGCATCCACCGCCTGAGCTGGGAGCAGGTGGAGCCGCCCAGCGGCTACGTGGCCAGCTTCTCCGGCAACAGCTTCACCGGCGTCGTGAAGTTCGAGGACCGCATCGTCCTGCTCCTGGACATGGAGAAGATCATCTGGGACCTGAACCCGAGCCTGGCCATGCGCGAGGAACCGGGACGCGAGACAAAGGTCCAGGCCACCGAGGACGTCTTCTACCGCGCCCTGGTGGTGGACGATTCGGCCTCCATCCGCAAGCTGATCGTCAACACCCTGCTGCGCGACGGCTACGAGGTGGAACAGGACATCAACGGCCAGAAGGCCTGGGAGCGCCTGCTGGAGATCAAGCAGCGGGCCGCCGAAGAGGGGCGCGACATCCTGGAGATGGTGAACCTCGTGGTCTCGGACATCGAGATGCCCGCCATGGACGGCCACAACCTGTGCAAGCGCATAAAGGACGACCCCATCCTGCGCGACATCCCGGTCATCCTGTTCTCGTCGCTCATAAACGAGAAGCTCTTCCACAAGGGGTTGTCCGTGGGCGCGGACGACCAGATCACCAAGCCCGAGATTTCCACGCTGACCGAGCGCTCCAAGGCCTTGATCGAGGAAAAGGGGCGGCCCCGCAAATAA
- a CDS encoding PilZ domain-containing protein, with the protein MLDTPTLIRDKSFDRHILTQLEGVFLVIRLRYDHQAGGICGVSGQQGSSPDEPLSCFIRSTCSQFRPRSLRGMERTALSLPVYLCEFIPDRPCGCLDGCEKTATLNLSLRGCFVFSVTACEQGTPLWLVFADLEDQAPVPSRVSWSCAWGAARKIPGLGLEFLSLTAAQAGQLTSLGLRPECATLAPAARAV; encoded by the coding sequence GTGCTCGACACCCCCACGCTCATCCGCGACAAGTCCTTCGACAGGCACATCCTGACTCAGCTGGAAGGGGTATTCCTCGTCATTCGCCTGCGCTACGACCATCAGGCCGGGGGCATCTGCGGCGTCTCCGGGCAGCAGGGATCAAGCCCGGACGAACCCTTGAGCTGCTTCATCCGGTCCACATGCAGCCAGTTCCGCCCGCGCTCCCTGCGGGGGATGGAGCGGACGGCCCTGTCGCTTCCGGTGTATTTGTGCGAGTTCATCCCGGACAGGCCGTGCGGCTGCCTGGATGGGTGCGAGAAGACCGCGACGCTCAATCTTTCCTTGCGGGGCTGCTTCGTCTTCAGCGTCACGGCCTGCGAGCAGGGGACGCCGTTGTGGCTGGTGTTCGCCGACCTGGAAGACCAGGCCCCCGTGCCGTCGCGGGTAAGCTGGAGCTGCGCATGGGGAGCGGCGCGCAAAATCCCTGGGCTCGGGCTGGAGTTTCTGTCGCTCACTGCGGCGCAGGCAGGTCAGCTGACTTCGCTTGGCCTTCGCCCCGAATGCGCGACTCTTGCCCCCGCCGCCCGGGCCGTGTAG
- a CDS encoding class I SAM-dependent methyltransferase — protein sequence MHTQINSCRICGDTGLEGLLSLGEQYLTGIFPRDPDASLSCGPLELVLCSECGLVQLSHSFQPEEMYGQGYGYRSSLNRSMVEHLKAKIEGLKALVPLVVDDFVLDIGSNDGTSLSFYAQGGPTLCGMDPSAEKFRRHYRQDIRLIVDFFSASRFRLEFGQDARPKIITSIAMFYDLEDPQEFVRQIKEILHPQGVWHFEQSYLPSMLASNAYDTICHEHLEYYGLKQIKRMTDQAGLEILSVQLNDVNGGSFAVTVANRGAGYPRDRSTILKLLEAEERMGTHTPAPYESFAQAIQEHRTGLVSLLVDLKAQGKTVLGYGASTKGNVILQYCGLTPELLPAIAEVNESKFGAYTPGTRIPIISEHEARAMRPDYFLVLPWHFRKNIIAREQEFLAQGGKFIFPLPRIEIVSI from the coding sequence ATGCATACCCAAATTAACTCATGCCGTATCTGCGGCGACACTGGCCTGGAGGGACTTCTGTCCCTTGGCGAGCAGTACCTTACCGGGATATTCCCCAGGGATCCTGACGCCTCTTTGAGTTGTGGCCCTCTGGAACTCGTGCTTTGCAGTGAGTGTGGCCTGGTACAGCTCAGCCATTCCTTTCAGCCCGAAGAGATGTACGGACAGGGCTACGGCTACCGTTCCAGCCTTAACCGGTCCATGGTGGAGCACCTCAAGGCAAAGATTGAAGGACTCAAGGCTCTCGTCCCACTTGTGGTGGACGATTTCGTGCTGGACATCGGCTCTAACGATGGCACTTCCTTGTCCTTCTATGCCCAAGGCGGTCCGACCCTGTGCGGTATGGACCCCTCGGCGGAAAAATTTCGTCGGCACTACCGTCAGGACATAAGGCTGATAGTGGATTTCTTCTCCGCCTCCCGCTTTCGCCTGGAGTTCGGCCAGGACGCAAGACCCAAGATCATAACCTCCATCGCCATGTTCTACGATCTGGAGGACCCTCAGGAGTTCGTCCGCCAGATCAAGGAAATCCTGCATCCCCAGGGTGTCTGGCATTTCGAGCAGAGCTACCTGCCCTCAATGCTCGCGTCCAACGCATACGACACCATCTGCCATGAACACCTGGAATATTACGGGCTCAAGCAGATCAAGCGCATGACCGACCAAGCCGGACTCGAAATCCTTAGCGTACAGCTGAACGACGTCAACGGGGGCAGCTTCGCCGTTACTGTTGCCAATCGGGGCGCAGGGTACCCGCGCGACAGGTCCACTATTCTGAAGCTTCTCGAGGCGGAGGAGCGCATGGGAACGCATACCCCAGCCCCTTACGAATCCTTCGCCCAGGCGATACAGGAACACCGGACTGGGCTTGTAAGCCTGCTTGTCGATCTCAAGGCCCAGGGTAAGACTGTGCTCGGGTATGGGGCGTCAACCAAGGGTAACGTCATCCTGCAATACTGTGGGTTGACTCCCGAACTTTTGCCAGCAATCGCCGAGGTCAACGAATCCAAGTTCGGGGCCTACACCCCGGGTACACGCATCCCCATCATCTCCGAGCATGAAGCCCGGGCCATGAGGCCAGACTACTTTCTGGTCCTGCCCTGGCACTTCAGGAAAAACATCATTGCAAGGGAGCAGGAGTTCTTGGCACAAGGAGGCAAGTTCATCTTTCCACTGCCGCGCATTGAGATCGTGTCAATATGA
- a CDS encoding GDP-mannose 4,6-dehydratase, whose product MKCALIVGCQGQDGSLLRDLLIGRDYAVTGLSRQSVHMPDGGQSPPVDVADPSAVAETIREARPDEIYYLAAFHHSSQQTAVNDTRATWAASMAVNASGPVNFLEAVRQHAPDARFFYAGSCLAYGTPGETPQTEETCFRPACVYGISKATGAHAVRHYREKHGLFAVTGILFNHESHLRPDHFLSRKIVRAAWRIMRGEKRELLLGDLSARADWGYAPDFVEAFWATLQAENPDDYVVATGKLHGVRDWVEKTFALAGLDWQNHVREEPGLAVRGRAPLVGDATRIRERCGWTPATDFDHMVELMFEHEGWH is encoded by the coding sequence ATGAAGTGTGCCCTAATCGTGGGTTGCCAGGGCCAGGATGGGAGTCTGCTGCGTGATTTGTTGATCGGGCGTGATTACGCGGTCACCGGGCTCTCTAGGCAGTCGGTCCACATGCCTGACGGCGGTCAGAGCCCACCTGTGGACGTGGCTGACCCGTCCGCCGTCGCCGAGACCATCAGGGAAGCACGGCCGGACGAAATCTACTACTTGGCCGCCTTCCATCACTCCTCACAGCAGACTGCGGTCAACGATACTCGGGCTACCTGGGCGGCCAGCATGGCGGTTAACGCTTCCGGACCAGTCAACTTCCTGGAGGCTGTCCGCCAACATGCCCCTGACGCCCGCTTCTTCTATGCCGGCAGCTGTTTGGCCTATGGCACGCCCGGTGAGACCCCGCAAACGGAAGAAACCTGCTTCAGGCCCGCCTGCGTTTACGGCATATCCAAGGCCACTGGAGCCCACGCCGTCAGGCACTACCGGGAAAAGCACGGCCTGTTCGCCGTGACCGGTATCCTCTTCAACCACGAGTCGCACCTGAGGCCTGATCATTTCCTCTCCCGCAAGATAGTCCGCGCGGCCTGGCGCATCATGCGCGGAGAAAAACGGGAATTGCTGCTTGGCGATCTTTCGGCCCGCGCGGACTGGGGCTACGCTCCGGACTTCGTGGAGGCCTTCTGGGCGACGCTTCAGGCCGAAAACCCGGACGACTACGTGGTGGCCACCGGGAAACTCCATGGCGTGCGCGACTGGGTGGAAAAAACCTTTGCGCTCGCGGGCCTTGATTGGCAAAACCACGTGCGCGAAGAACCAGGCTTGGCCGTTCGTGGACGCGCGCCATTGGTCGGTGACGCGACCCGTATCCGTGAGCGTTGCGGCTGGACCCCCGCGACCGATTTCGACCACATGGTGGAGCTCATGTTCGAGCACGAGGGATGGCACTAG
- a CDS encoding glycosyltransferase — protein sequence MKQIRILIFIPTYNESGNVERMARELAALNLDADILFLDDNSPDGTGPVLDDLACRIPRMSVVHRQGKQGIGSAHQMGIARGYSGGYDVLVTLDCDFTHDPKDIPRMLAALDGYDVSVGSRYMEAGSLPGWNLMRRGLTKFGHFLTSTLLGLPQDASGAFRAYDLRRVPQELFGLVTSRSYSFFFESLFVLVRNGLKVKEIPIVLPARTYGHSKLTLTEALRGGTYLLRLWLENLSHPERFRQGRPVDCVLEQCPATDWDAYWAKKQSAGALAYEVIAALYRKLFIRPNLVKALGENFGKDARVLHAGCGSGQADRDLHEHFRVTAVDISLEALALYGRNNPQVQAARQADIFRLPFESGTFDGVFNLGVMEHFDEVQIQALLVEFRRVLKPEGKIVLFWPHARATSVFVLGAVHFVMNRVLGKKTRLHPDEITRLNGKEQARKLLERAGWKLLDYRFGWQDMFVQAVIVGE from the coding sequence GTGAAACAGATACGAATCCTCATTTTCATCCCTACGTACAACGAGTCCGGCAACGTGGAGCGCATGGCCCGAGAACTCGCCGCCCTGAACCTGGACGCGGACATCCTTTTCCTGGACGACAACTCCCCAGACGGAACGGGCCCGGTGCTGGACGATCTGGCCTGCCGGATCCCGCGCATGTCCGTGGTGCACCGGCAGGGCAAGCAGGGCATCGGCTCGGCCCATCAGATGGGCATCGCCCGAGGCTACTCGGGCGGTTACGACGTGTTGGTCACCCTGGACTGCGACTTCACCCACGACCCCAAGGATATTCCCAGGATGCTCGCCGCGCTCGACGGGTACGACGTGTCCGTGGGGTCCCGCTACATGGAGGCGGGCAGCCTGCCGGGCTGGAACCTCATGCGCCGCGGCCTTACAAAGTTCGGCCACTTCCTGACCTCGACGCTTCTCGGCTTGCCCCAGGATGCCAGCGGAGCGTTCCGGGCCTACGACCTCCGGCGGGTCCCCCAGGAACTCTTCGGGCTGGTCACCTCCAGGAGCTATTCCTTCTTCTTTGAAAGCCTCTTCGTGCTGGTGCGCAATGGCCTGAAGGTCAAGGAAATTCCCATTGTGCTGCCGGCACGCACATACGGCCACTCCAAGTTGACCCTTACGGAGGCCTTGCGCGGCGGGACCTACCTGCTTCGCCTTTGGTTGGAGAACCTATCCCATCCGGAGCGTTTCCGACAGGGGCGTCCAGTGGACTGCGTCTTGGAGCAATGTCCGGCCACTGACTGGGACGCCTACTGGGCAAAGAAACAGTCCGCCGGAGCGCTGGCCTACGAGGTGATCGCGGCCTTATACCGCAAGCTTTTCATCCGGCCGAATCTGGTGAAGGCTCTCGGAGAAAACTTCGGCAAGGACGCCCGGGTCTTGCACGCTGGCTGCGGCTCAGGCCAGGCGGACAGGGACCTGCATGAACATTTCAGGGTGACGGCAGTGGATATCTCCCTTGAGGCTCTCGCCCTCTACGGCCGCAACAACCCCCAAGTGCAGGCAGCCCGGCAGGCCGACATCTTCCGCCTCCCTTTCGAGTCCGGAACTTTCGATGGAGTCTTCAATCTGGGAGTCATGGAGCATTTCGACGAGGTCCAGATACAGGCGTTGCTCGTGGAATTCAGGCGCGTCCTCAAGCCCGAGGGCAAGATTGTGCTCTTTTGGCCGCATGCCAGGGCCACGAGTGTGTTTGTGCTTGGCGCGGTGCATTTTGTGATGAACAGGGTGCTCGGCAAAAAGACCCGACTCCATCCGGACGAGATCACCCGCCTGAACGGCAAGGAACAGGCCAGGAAGTTGTTGGAGCGTGCTGGATGGAAGCTCCTCGACTATCGTTTCGGCTGGCAGGATATGTTCGTGCAGGCGGTGATCGTCGGCGAGTAA
- a CDS encoding class I SAM-dependent methyltransferase, producing MKITKHAVSCCICGSPEYRSLYADELGDSSPAVEYDFTAETRKTFAIVSCIACGHIYTNPMPMIDDVYAESEDEVYQSTRKQRIKCFEKIFDLIQNYHKSGNLLDVGCATGLLLDVVSSKFKTYGVEPSRWSRGACSKKHKVYSSLEEVDNIRFDVITMLGVIEHITDPDALMRMIVKKLNPGGVFVVYTGDVEAFLPRLLKKRWWWYQGMHLHYFSLRTLVMLMNKHGMSMVHSGNMPLYFAMSSLSTSLKRYPVLHRMASPLLELPIVRDVHLPMPLSGEMLLVARR from the coding sequence ATGAAAATTACAAAACACGCAGTAAGTTGTTGCATCTGTGGTTCGCCTGAGTACAGATCTCTCTACGCCGATGAACTGGGAGATTCCAGCCCAGCGGTGGAGTATGATTTTACTGCGGAAACCAGGAAAACATTTGCAATTGTCTCATGTATTGCGTGTGGGCATATTTATACTAACCCAATGCCAATGATTGACGACGTTTACGCCGAAAGTGAGGATGAAGTTTATCAGTCTACAAGAAAGCAGCGCATTAAATGCTTCGAGAAAATTTTTGATCTAATCCAGAATTATCACAAGTCTGGAAATTTGTTGGATGTAGGCTGTGCCACGGGCTTGCTTCTGGATGTAGTCTCGTCAAAGTTCAAAACATATGGAGTCGAGCCTTCAAGATGGTCAAGAGGGGCGTGCAGTAAGAAACACAAGGTTTATTCATCGTTGGAGGAAGTCGATAACATTCGATTTGATGTCATTACCATGCTTGGGGTTATAGAGCATATCACCGATCCGGATGCCCTCATGAGGATGATTGTAAAGAAGCTTAATCCGGGGGGCGTTTTTGTGGTTTACACTGGGGATGTTGAGGCTTTTCTCCCCAGATTGTTAAAGAAGCGTTGGTGGTGGTATCAAGGCATGCACTTACATTATTTTTCGCTAAGAACGTTGGTCATGCTTATGAATAAGCATGGTATGAGCATGGTTCACTCTGGAAATATGCCGTTATACTTCGCGATGAGTTCATTGAGCACGAGCTTGAAACGCTATCCCGTATTACATAGAATGGCGTCACCTTTGTTGGAGTTGCCTATTGTTCGCGACGTTCACCTGCCAATGCCTTTGAGCGGCGAGATGTTGCTCGTGGCAAGGCGCTAG